A single genomic interval of Arthrobacter methylotrophus harbors:
- a CDS encoding aldo/keto reductase, with protein sequence MSPETTTAHLGDGLTVSPLGFGGMALTPVYGEVDPAESLRTLHHAVDAGISFIDTADIYGAGENEELIAKLLKDRRDEVQLATKFGIVGNPRDGYTDVRGDTAYVTQAAEASLRRLGTDVIDLYYMHRRDLRVPIVETVEAMAKLVRAGKVRHLGLSEVTAEELREANAVHPIAAVQSEWSIWSRDVERNVVPAAAELGVGFVPYSPLGRGFLTGTVNAEQLGENDFRHRIPRFADGALDANQAVVAAVRSVAAELSQSTGRDATPAQVALAWLFAQGHRLKLSVVPIPGTRKAHRIDENLGALSLVMSAAQLDVLDGAADAVVGSRSADPTWVSQGRE encoded by the coding sequence ATGAGCCCGGAAACCACGACGGCACACCTCGGCGACGGCCTGACCGTGAGCCCCCTCGGATTCGGCGGAATGGCGTTGACCCCCGTGTACGGCGAGGTGGACCCCGCCGAATCCCTCAGGACACTGCATCATGCCGTAGACGCCGGCATCAGCTTCATCGATACGGCGGATATTTACGGCGCGGGCGAGAACGAGGAACTGATCGCCAAACTGTTGAAAGATCGCCGCGACGAGGTCCAGCTGGCTACCAAGTTCGGAATCGTGGGCAATCCGCGGGATGGCTACACCGATGTCCGCGGAGATACCGCCTACGTGACCCAGGCGGCGGAAGCGAGCCTCCGCCGCCTGGGCACTGATGTCATCGACCTCTACTACATGCACCGCCGCGACCTCCGCGTTCCGATTGTGGAAACCGTGGAGGCCATGGCGAAGCTTGTCCGGGCGGGCAAGGTCCGGCACCTGGGCTTGTCGGAAGTGACGGCCGAGGAGCTAAGGGAAGCCAACGCGGTGCACCCGATCGCCGCCGTGCAGAGCGAATGGTCAATCTGGAGCCGGGACGTTGAACGCAACGTCGTCCCGGCTGCAGCCGAGTTGGGAGTGGGCTTCGTGCCCTATTCGCCGCTTGGCCGGGGGTTTCTGACCGGGACCGTCAACGCCGAGCAACTCGGCGAGAACGACTTCCGGCACCGCATCCCCCGTTTTGCCGACGGAGCCCTTGACGCGAACCAGGCGGTTGTTGCCGCCGTGCGCTCCGTGGCCGCTGAGCTGTCGCAGAGCACTGGCCGGGATGCAACTCCCGCCCAGGTGGCTTTGGCGTGGCTTTTCGCCCAGGGCCACCGCCTTAAGCTCAGCGTGGTCCCCATCCCCGGCACGCGCAAGGCGCACCGGATCGACGAGAACCTGGGCGCCCTGTCGCTCGTGATGAGTGCCGCCCAACTGGACGTGCTCGACGGCGCTGCGGACGCCGTCGTCGGCTCACGGTCCGCGGATCCCACCTGGGTTTCGCAGGGCCGCGAATAA
- a CDS encoding DMT family transporter gives MSAKFAWAVLLASSVLEAVWATALGLSNGFSQAIPTAVFAVTATLSMIGLSIAVGRIPLGTAYAVWVGIGAALTVGWAMATGVEPPSPLKLLFIAGIVGCAAGLKVLPSEKHDEVAEPAEL, from the coding sequence ATGTCCGCCAAGTTCGCATGGGCCGTTTTATTGGCCTCCTCCGTGCTCGAAGCGGTGTGGGCGACGGCCCTCGGCCTGTCCAACGGATTCAGCCAAGCTATCCCCACCGCCGTCTTCGCCGTCACGGCGACCCTCAGCATGATCGGCCTCAGTATCGCAGTCGGGCGCATTCCCCTTGGCACGGCCTACGCCGTTTGGGTGGGGATCGGCGCTGCGCTCACGGTCGGCTGGGCGATGGCCACCGGCGTCGAACCCCCCAGCCCGCTCAAGCTGCTCTTCATCGCGGGAATCGTGGGTTGCGCAGCAGGATTGAAGGTGCTTCCCTCGGAGAAGCATGATGAAGTGGCCGAGCCAGCCGAGCTTTGA